In Rhodamnia argentea isolate NSW1041297 chromosome 4, ASM2092103v1, whole genome shotgun sequence, the following proteins share a genomic window:
- the LOC115754008 gene encoding synaptotagmin-5 isoform X1, whose product MGFVLGLVLGITVGLALIIGFVKSENARSRRRSQLATAVAAFSRLTVEDTRKILPADFYPSWVVFAQSQKLNWLNSHLTKIWPYVNEAASELIKASVEPILVQYTPIILSSLKFSKFTLGTVAPQFTGVSIIEDGGDGVTMELEMNWDGNPSIVLDINTRIGVALPVQVKNIGFTGVFRLIFKPLVDEFPCFGAVCFSLRQKKKLDFTLKVVGGDMSTIPGISSAIEDTIRDAVEDSITWPIRKVIPILPGDYSDLELKPVGMLEVKLVQAKDLTNKDLIGKSDPYAVLYVRPLRDRMKKSKTINNELNPVWNEHFEFIIEDASTQHLVVKIYDDEGFQASEFIGCAQVQLKDLEPGRVKDVWLKLVKDLEVQRDNKYRGEVHLELLYCPNGMENGFINPFKRDISMTSLERVLTGGANGFQVTENGNGVIPKKRDVIVRGVLCITVISAEDLPPTDLMGKADPYVVVSMKKSGMRNKTRVVNDSLNPVWNQTFDFVVEDGLHEMLILEIWDHDTFGKDYMGRCILTLTRVILEGEYKDSIPMDEAKSGKLNLHLKWMPQPIYRDS is encoded by the exons ATGGGTTTCGTTCTCGGGCTCGTGCTCGGGATCACTGTGGGACTCGCTCTCATCATCGGGTTCGTGAAATCGGAGAATGCCCGATCCAGGCGTCGCTCTCAGCTC GCCACTGCTGTTGCGGCTTTTTCCAGGTTGACAGTGGAGGATACAAGGAAGATCTTGCCAGCTGATTTTTACCCTTCTTGGGTCGTCTTCGCTCAGAGCCAGAAG TTGAACTGGCTCAATTCTCACCTGACCAAGATCTGGCCTTATGTTAATGAG GCAGCATCTGAGCTGATAAAGGCTAGTGTTGAGCCCATTTTGGTACAATACACGCCTATTATATTATCATCCCTGAAATTCTCCAAGTTCACTCTGGGTACCGTGGCTCCACAGTTTACAG GAGTTTCAATTATTGAAGATGGGGGCGACGGTGTGACTATGGAGTTGGAGATGAATTGGGATGGAAATCCAAGCATTGTACTCGACATAAACACTAGAATTGGAGTAGCACTACCTGTGCAG GTAAAGAACATTGGATTTACGGGGGTTTTTAGGTTGATCTTTAAGCCGCTTGTGGATGAGTTTCCTTGCTTCGGAGCTGTCTGTTTTTCTCTCAGACAAAAG AAGAAGCTGGATTTCACATTAAAGGTCGTGGGTGGAGACATGTCTACAATTCCAGGAATCTCCTCTGCGATTGAG GACACGATACGTGATGCTGTTGAAGATTCAATTACATGGCCTATCAGGAAGGTTATTCCTATACTGCCAGGGGATTATAG TGACCTAGAGTTAAAGCCTGTTGGCATGTTGGAAGTGAAACTTGTCCAAGCGAAGGATTTAACAAACAAGGACCTCATTGGGAAATCCGATCCTTACGCAGTGTTGTATGTCAGGCCTCTTCGTGATAGGATGAAAAAGAGCAAAACAATT aacAATGAGTTGAATCCAGTCTGGAATGAACACTTCGAATTCATTATTGAGGATGCATCCACTCAGCACTTGGTGGTAAAAATATACGATGACGAGGGATTTCAGGCGTCTGAGTTTATTGGGTGTGCTCAAGTACAGCTAAAGGACCTTGAACCAGGTAGAGTGAAGGATGTGTGGTTGAAGCTGGTCAAAGACTTGGAAGTCCAAAGAGATAATAAATACAGGGGGGAG GTGCATTTGGAGTTGCTGTACTGTCCCAATGGGATGGAGAATGGTTTTATCAATCCGTTCAAGCGCGACATTTCAATGACCTCTTTGGAGAGGGTTCTAACGGGTGGAGCGAATGGTTTTCAAGTTACTGAAAATGGAAATGGTGTTATACCAAAAAAGAGGGATGTTATTGTCAGAGGAGTTCTTTGTATCACTGTGATATCCGCCGAAGATTTACCACCTACAGATCTGATGGGCAAAGCAGACCCGTATGTCGTAGTGAGCATGAAAAAATCCGGGATGAGAAATAAAACCAGG GTCGTGAATGACAGTTTGAACCCTGTTTGGAATCAGACATTTGACTTTGTCGTAGAAGATGGCTTACATGAAATGCTGATTCTTGAAATCTGGGATCACGACACATTTGGGAAG GATTACATGGGAAGATGCATATTGACGCTGACTCGAGTCATATTGGAAGGGGAATACAAAGACAGCATCCCCATGGATGAAGCCAAATCTGGAAAACTGAATTTGCACCTCAAGTGGATGCCACAGCCGATTTACCGGGACTCATGA
- the LOC115754008 gene encoding synaptotagmin-5 isoform X2 codes for MGFVLGLVLGITVGLALIIGFVKSENARSRRRSQLATAVAAFSRLTVEDTRKILPADFYPSWVVFAQSQQLNWLNSHLTKIWPYVNEAASELIKASVEPILVQYTPIILSSLKFSKFTLGTVAPQFTGVSIIEDGGDGVTMELEMNWDGNPSIVLDINTRIGVALPVQVKNIGFTGVFRLIFKPLVDEFPCFGAVCFSLRQKKKLDFTLKVVGGDMSTIPGISSAIEDTIRDAVEDSITWPIRKVIPILPGDYSDLELKPVGMLEVKLVQAKDLTNKDLIGKSDPYAVLYVRPLRDRMKKSKTINNELNPVWNEHFEFIIEDASTQHLVVKIYDDEGFQASEFIGCAQVQLKDLEPGRVKDVWLKLVKDLEVQRDNKYRGEVHLELLYCPNGMENGFINPFKRDISMTSLERVLTGGANGFQVTENGNGVIPKKRDVIVRGVLCITVISAEDLPPTDLMGKADPYVVVSMKKSGMRNKTRVVNDSLNPVWNQTFDFVVEDGLHEMLILEIWDHDTFGKDYMGRCILTLTRVILEGEYKDSIPMDEAKSGKLNLHLKWMPQPIYRDS; via the exons ATGGGTTTCGTTCTCGGGCTCGTGCTCGGGATCACTGTGGGACTCGCTCTCATCATCGGGTTCGTGAAATCGGAGAATGCCCGATCCAGGCGTCGCTCTCAGCTC GCCACTGCTGTTGCGGCTTTTTCCAGGTTGACAGTGGAGGATACAAGGAAGATCTTGCCAGCTGATTTTTACCCTTCTTGGGTCGTCTTCGCTCAGAGCCA ACAGTTGAACTGGCTCAATTCTCACCTGACCAAGATCTGGCCTTATGTTAATGAG GCAGCATCTGAGCTGATAAAGGCTAGTGTTGAGCCCATTTTGGTACAATACACGCCTATTATATTATCATCCCTGAAATTCTCCAAGTTCACTCTGGGTACCGTGGCTCCACAGTTTACAG GAGTTTCAATTATTGAAGATGGGGGCGACGGTGTGACTATGGAGTTGGAGATGAATTGGGATGGAAATCCAAGCATTGTACTCGACATAAACACTAGAATTGGAGTAGCACTACCTGTGCAG GTAAAGAACATTGGATTTACGGGGGTTTTTAGGTTGATCTTTAAGCCGCTTGTGGATGAGTTTCCTTGCTTCGGAGCTGTCTGTTTTTCTCTCAGACAAAAG AAGAAGCTGGATTTCACATTAAAGGTCGTGGGTGGAGACATGTCTACAATTCCAGGAATCTCCTCTGCGATTGAG GACACGATACGTGATGCTGTTGAAGATTCAATTACATGGCCTATCAGGAAGGTTATTCCTATACTGCCAGGGGATTATAG TGACCTAGAGTTAAAGCCTGTTGGCATGTTGGAAGTGAAACTTGTCCAAGCGAAGGATTTAACAAACAAGGACCTCATTGGGAAATCCGATCCTTACGCAGTGTTGTATGTCAGGCCTCTTCGTGATAGGATGAAAAAGAGCAAAACAATT aacAATGAGTTGAATCCAGTCTGGAATGAACACTTCGAATTCATTATTGAGGATGCATCCACTCAGCACTTGGTGGTAAAAATATACGATGACGAGGGATTTCAGGCGTCTGAGTTTATTGGGTGTGCTCAAGTACAGCTAAAGGACCTTGAACCAGGTAGAGTGAAGGATGTGTGGTTGAAGCTGGTCAAAGACTTGGAAGTCCAAAGAGATAATAAATACAGGGGGGAG GTGCATTTGGAGTTGCTGTACTGTCCCAATGGGATGGAGAATGGTTTTATCAATCCGTTCAAGCGCGACATTTCAATGACCTCTTTGGAGAGGGTTCTAACGGGTGGAGCGAATGGTTTTCAAGTTACTGAAAATGGAAATGGTGTTATACCAAAAAAGAGGGATGTTATTGTCAGAGGAGTTCTTTGTATCACTGTGATATCCGCCGAAGATTTACCACCTACAGATCTGATGGGCAAAGCAGACCCGTATGTCGTAGTGAGCATGAAAAAATCCGGGATGAGAAATAAAACCAGG GTCGTGAATGACAGTTTGAACCCTGTTTGGAATCAGACATTTGACTTTGTCGTAGAAGATGGCTTACATGAAATGCTGATTCTTGAAATCTGGGATCACGACACATTTGGGAAG GATTACATGGGAAGATGCATATTGACGCTGACTCGAGTCATATTGGAAGGGGAATACAAAGACAGCATCCCCATGGATGAAGCCAAATCTGGAAAACTGAATTTGCACCTCAAGTGGATGCCACAGCCGATTTACCGGGACTCATGA